The genomic DNA CGAAGTTGCACTCGATTTAACTTCAATGTCGCCAACTGTTTCTGCTGATAGAAGGGCCTTGTGCATACCTGTTACGGGTTGCTAGAAAAAATATACAAGCGAAAGAAAGAAACGGTAATGTACCatgaagaattagaaaaaaggGCACATCAAGGAAGTTACATAGATAAAAAGAGGAAAAGGCAAACACCCATAAAAACGCCACGGAAGTCATCAAGAAATACGACGAAAGTCAGCGAAGAAATATTGAAACCGGTGGAAGGAGTAATATCAACGTTACTAAGGTTAGTAAAATAAACACCTgttcgtggggggggggggggtatgtgtgtgtgtgtgttagccTTGTTGGGCTGGGTTTTGTggcttgtgtctgtctgtgtatacGCTGACATGACACCCGCGCCTAACTCTGTTAATTAATCTCTTTTTGTTGTTATAGATACATTCATTTTTAACCAGAATTGTGGAACTGATAAAGAGATCGCAATATCTGAGAGCCTTCAATTTGTTACTTCAAAAAAGCAAGGCGGCGAGACGAAGTTTCTTTAATTGCGTTACACAAAAGGTAACCCCTTTATCACATTGGATTTCATATTTCTTgtaattgcatattttaaaagCTAGAATATCACACCCAAGCAAATAATCCAATGAACAGTTTATAAGAAATATTGTCTGTTATATTGTTGAGACATAGTTGATTTTTGAACATGAATTTACCATTTGTGTTGAATAATTTATTCTGGGATTATTTTTACAAAGTATGTAAATGCTGGAAAGATAAACAGAAGAACATTGGATCATCTTACTAGGTTATTTCGCATGGTGTTGGTTAGGTAAACTGTATTCCCATAATTCCCTTTATTCAGTAGAATTTTGTGTAAAGAAATACACCGTAGAGTGGGGAAGAGGGTTAAAGGCCAATGATCTGCAACTCTGCAAAATCTGTCCAACCTCAAGGTACCACAAATTTCCTGAGATATTGATTTCAATCTCCAAATGAATACATATTTATGCCTGAACAACATCATGCTTATGCCACAATCAGCAAGAAATTGAAcacatttttgttcatttttaatttcctggcattttcaaaatcttgccatattATACagataattttttgtcaaagtggagtgaatccctttcccctCCTTTCAGTGCGTTGcacatttgtatatttgtaaagattcaaatgtgtataTGCACCATTTACTCTGTTTATCATGAAGTTGCatggaggcagccatatttggatgCATCACCTGTGTATTATTTGTCTTTCTGAAACCTTCATGCAGTCGCtctcagtggataattatatttgagtaaacatctctgagtaataacattttcatgaactagttttaatctaaatataaaatcatgacaataatgtcaaaagttgcagctcatgtgcctttacagcaattacatgtatttgaattGAATCTACAACTTAGCCAGAAAGCATAGGTTCAAGCCTAATGGACTTTTGTATCCCATAGATACGACATGAAGTCCACAATTTCCTTAGAGAAGACACTGTTTTGAAAAGGCCTATGACGAAGAATGTGGCAGCTGATTTTTCATGGGGTGATATACTATCAGAGACTAGAAATGAAATGCCATTATTGCACACTGTGCTTGAAGCAGCAGTAACAAGAAGGCTTGGCTATGATAAAATCAATGTATAAgtgtttatttgtatttaatATGATAAAAATAGAAATGTTTCATCTGAACTGTGTATCATATAGTACTTTTCCATAAAAAACATGTCTTTTGAATCACAATAAAAATGGCAATGTATGGTCATTTCCTGTCTCCACTATTATTGTAGGTCTGATACAAGTTATGGGCCTTTGGTACCAGGTCTTGGCATGGTAATATCACTCATACTACATTTGCACAGCCCAAAAAGGATTAAACTGGTGCAACAAATGAATTCCATCCAGATGTTCAAAGCTGGTGTCAGTCAGAAAGTAAGAAAATTATTCTCGAATGAACAACATGTCCAAACTCAGCGCAGATAGTGTAACAAATACAGGCTAacttattttagatattctggAAGGCACTTGGACTTTAATCATATCACCAAACATCATAAACATTCACAAATATTAAGAATGAATGCTCATTGTATTGTACAAATCATTATGCACATGCTCATTTTGCTGCTATCTACATTAAAGTCAACTTGGGGTAATTCCATTGCTGTAATAGTGATTGACCATGGTAATTATCAGGTTGGGTAATTATTGCTTTGATATATACTTTTAATTGAAATGGTCTTCACAACATTTTGGCAGGTTTTTCAAGTATTTGGCAAGCTTGGAATTTGTATGGGTTTGACTGGGACAAGGCTTTTGGCTGACAGACTTATTTCAGGATTTGATGATGACATTATGTCACTGAAAAGAAATATTGAGGTAAAGATATAAGCATGAACATGTTATGTTACCTTCTTAAGTATTTTCTGTAACCATTTACAGTAATTTAATGTGATTCAATGGTGAATGTTAGAGGTGAATGTTAGAGTATAATTTAATTTCATATCAAGTTGGGAATATGTTGTGCATGTGCATGATatggcttaaccctttcaccaccatggtttcacctaaacccattgttatcaatggtgatactggacctgtatacagggaactgggggtgaaagggttgaagGGAGAGTGTTTACCATATAAAGTAGGCAGTCTCTAGTACTCCAGTTCTTCTTAGTAACAAGATATCAGTTCTTTATTTTCTATTCAAATAGCTATCAAGTTAATCAGTACACTTTTACCAAACAGTTGATCAACAAGATTAGTTTGCCTTTAATATCTTATTATTTTTAAGATTCACAATCTGCTACATGTTGTTACTTCAGTGTGAATTATCAGACAGTGACAACTTACAAGTGCAAGCTTTGGAAGGCAGCTGCAATCCAGTTACTACTCAAGTTAGGCAGAGGCTCTTTGAAGCAGATGACAGCAACTGTGTTGGGGTTCAGCCACTGCAGGAGGAGCAATGTAATGAAAATTGCTGCAAATCATTTCCCTGTGTTACCATTCTTTTATTCAGCACAATGACCTTGAGTTGCATCTtgtttttaacattattttcataatgaAATTTAATCACTTAAGTCATGTGATTGTTCTCAGCAACAGACAGTCAGCTGGTTACTACACTTTTACAGGAATGTGTTTGGATATTTGAGTgtgcaaataatttttttgtttcacaaaaaacaTTCCTGTCAGTGAACTCACTTCTCATAATGGTGATGCTATATCCCTACTAGTGGAACTGTTTTGATTCTTTTTTTGTAGGCCCAGGATATTCCCTTTGTTGGGACAATATTCAAACACACAGTATTGCCAGGTACCAGTCCACTTTGCACCAAAACAAATTTCTTATGTGGGCACTCTCCTTTGCTACAGTCAATCGGGTATCATTCCGGCATCTAGATGAtttggatagtgaaccaacacAAAGGGCTTCAGACATCGACTTGGAACGTTTCCTACCTACAGTTTATGATTGGAATTTACTGCGTGTAAGGATGGAGTTACTTGTGACAAGAATTATTTGCAAGCATATGGAATATTTCAGTTCTTTGAAGGAAGAAATACAGGGTTTCATATCTCATCCATACATCAAAGAATCTACTGAGAAAAGTACAATCGTAAGTGTCATTTATCTGTAAACATGATGTGTAATATGTTTTCAGATCTGTACATAACATTTTTACATGTGGATTAACATTACCAAAGACTAAACAGTGTTTTGCATTCTTGTGTCAACATAGCCTTCAATGGAAGTAACTTTTtgctgtcatttttgaaaagtcaTGGAAATTAGTCTACATTTCCACATCATCCTTTTTTTCTCCATGAAACATTCTCTCTTTTatgagtgttttttttttcagtttaaccTGGGTATAATAAAAGAAAATCCAGCTTCCAACAAGGGTGTTGTTGCCATAATGAAAAACCTGAAGAAGTATGTACCACAGAGGGGACCGGGTGATCCTTATCGTGTCCTTTGTCACGGAGACCAGTTGTCAGCAGAAAGGATGGTTGAAGGCAGACAGGCAATGGCCTCAAGTGAAAATCCATTTGACCGACTTATTGGACTTGAGCCAAACTGTCAGGATTTTCATGAACGCTGCATTATACTTCAGGTATTTGCATTATTGATTACCATGATTTTTATAAGCTCAACATTTGGGAGGCATCATAGTCCAGTGGCTAGAGCATTGGGTTCACAATCTGAGGATTGTGGGTTCAAGCCCTAGCATGCTGGGAGCATGTTTTGGAGCAAGGAATTCTTATTGCCCAACAAGAAGGAATGGGTATGACAGAGACTGTAGTGGGTGCGTTTAGGTCTGGTGCACTGATCACACTACACATGTGAGCTTGTTGTTTGATCCCCTAGGAGTTGAGTGGAATTTAATTTAGGTCCACTAACCCGGGGTAATAATTATAAAGCATGTGCACCTTGATAACATATGCCTGTGGATACATTTGCTAAATGCGAACCCACAATAACTATCATTACCTCACAGTCCTTCCCGGGACATGGAAATCATTAGGAAAATGAATTGCTTGTCATTATTTATTGTTGTGGTTTACATATGTATTTTTAGCAATGCATTGACATCCTTGGTTTTAGTATTGTTATACAGCTATACCCTCAAGGGGTGCACATGGTTGTGAGGAGATTGTAATTCATAGTTGTGATTGTGCCATATTGTGGAGTTAAAGGCATCTCcatacttttgatattttattttacttttttggaaaaaagcCATATCAGAACAGTTTTACTGGAGTGCCAATTCGACCAATGTTTTCTCAGTGATGGTGCAGCTATGCTGCTTGTTTGTAAAATTAGTTCATTTATTTCTGCTGCATCACAGCTTAGCTCTGAATTGTACAACATGGTATTCTATGGTAAGTACCGTCTGTAAATCATATTGtccatttgtttacattttgccagGATACGATGAATATATTGTATGATGGTAAGAGTGCTGATAACGAAGGAAGCTTATTTCATCTGAAAACAATCTTCCAGCACAGAAATGTGAGGAAAAACATCAGTGACTGTATTAATCATGTAGACAGTCTACTGAACTTCACTACTGAAGCACTGGTAGTATTGGCAGCAATGAAGTTGTTGAATATTGGTGGCATTGATGACATCCCTGACAATGCACCAGACCAAAGTGAGGACCGACAACAGCATCTCAAGACTCTGGCAGCCAAATTGTTGCTCTGGTTTGGCCCAACATTGATGATCATTCAATTAGAAAAGCTGTCACTCTTGAAGggcatgataatgatgatgatgatgataatgatgataccGTTTGCTGTAGCTGTGGAAGTGATGCTGGTAATATACCTTTTCATTAGAGCTGCACTGTTGTGAATGTTGCCGATAGGGTAACTTTGTATCAGATACACTGTTACTTTAAATTCTGGCTGCTCTGCCCATTGATACATTCTCCTGATAGCCTAAGACAGATGTATGAGATTTAGAAGAAAAAGTATACAAATAATGATACACAAGCCTTCAACTTGGGCATCATTAATATTATTGTCAGAGAGTACCATCCCTTGTATAGGCTACAAATCATGATATTGCCTTGCTATCATGTGTTATTTAATGGTGAATGTAGTATTTTTCAGTAAGCCTAGTTATAATAAATAGTTTTTACATGAAACAGAGaaccaaagtcaataaaattgattttgttGCTTTAAATATCATTGCATTGCAGACCTTGATGGTGGATGGATTGAATGCTCTGCAAGGGGTAAATGTCCAAGGCATAGATGGTACCATGTACAGTGTGTTGCCATTGACAAGGATGACATCCCAAAAGGTGACTGGTGGTGCTGTCAAGAATGTGAAAGATACACAATATATTGCTGCAAAAGAAACTTGCCCGGGGCACAGTGGATTGCCTGTTCTTGTGGTGATCAGTGCACACATGGAGAGTGGTTTCATGTGGAATGCAGGGGTCTTACAAGGGTACCAGGTGtgtatattaaaatgattttatccATTGTGGGTGCATGATATATGGCAAACATTACATACATGTGTATGCCTAGaaatacagtacaataaatgTCAAACATGAGTTGACACATGCATGCTgtgcaaatatcaaatcaagCTCTGATGATGCATATAATTGCAAGATAAATTTTCCATTGCAGATGATGACTGGTTTGTAGTGAAATGTGCAACATGGCTGTAAACCCCCAACCTAAAGATCACATGCAACAATATACATTTGCCTGATTTGGCGTGGGTTGTACCACATGGCACATAAAGATGCTGAAAGGTATGCAGATGGCGATGCAATCATAAGCAATTGGAGACTTGATATGGTCCAATTTTGGCAGTTTAACCATTACAAGTACCTTATACAAGGCCACAGATTATTAGCTGGTGAGttttttttaaggtagaatacaactctgggacagatatttgactctcaaacttttataaattttttctgtgactttcatttcattaattttgtttgatagaAGCAGCTAAATTATGTCATGTTTGTAGTGAATCCAGCTGATTGAATAGTTCTGGAAATGCTCTTCTCTTCATGTTTGATAGATGGCTTCATCCAGAAAGTTAGTAGACTTTTCAGttaacaaaaaaattatacCATACAATGTAAGGAGAACCATAAAGACTAAAAATTCAACATATTTCAGGAAATAATGTATGTGTTATTTGAAGGTATCAATGGTTGGCTGCCAAGGAGATTGGCAGAGGAAATTAAGTGGAACCGTACAGcaaacataaatggtggtttaGGTACTAATGTATCGTTAGACTTGGTGAATGAATTCCTGAATAATGAATTCAAACGTAAGTAAACATCATACTACCATTGTAAACATGAAACTTTAAAGATCCATCTCTGCAACATTTTGCATTAAGTTCTCAAAAATATATTCACTAAAGTGTGTGTATGGAAGTACTATTCAGTACTAACTGGGACTGTGTATGTATACcagttaaaataaaataagtaaatGGGTGTCACACTGATATACCGTATGGCTGTCTCCATGgcaatatctttaaaaacagTGGACTTGTAGTGTACATATGCTCATTTAGAgtttaatacaaacaaaatatcattCATGGTGAGCATGGCTCTGAATTTCTTCTGTTGGGCCATAGTACTCCTTGTTGGTTTTCAAATATGGCCAGTAATTACTAGATGggaaatgaagaaaaatgatgaaattcctGCTACATTCTAACACTGACATTGTTCTACAGTTGGTAGTTTTGTCAGTGCAAGACAAATAATTGGCACTTTAGTAGAGAGATGACTACCATAGTCTTGAACAGAGAGTGATTTCACAATCATCTCATGAGGTTATTGTTCCAAATATGTTGCATTAATATATTTGAATGTGTTTCATTTGTTATATAAAGTATAATTTCTAATATTCTTGTCAAAATGTACTCTTAACAGAGAACCTGAAGAGATCTCGTGGCCAGTACAGTGATACACAGGTTGAAAGATGCTCAAAGCTTGTTGGATCGCTTGGCAAGTCATTGGAGAAGTCGTATTTTGACAATGTCGCAGACAAATATCAATATACTTCACACacaactagaggaaatacatcAGCAGACGTAAGGAAGTTTGTCACtttatttcacccaaaaaaCTTATTTACTTGCATAGCTGGTAGAAAGCACAGAGCATTTCCTCAATTTGAACACTCAATCTCTGTCAAAAATCCAGGAAAATTGAGGAACAGacttcaaaaatattcaaaggagCTGGATGCAGAAAAAAGAATGCTTCTTTTG from Ptychodera flava strain L36383 chromosome 12, AS_Pfla_20210202, whole genome shotgun sequence includes the following:
- the LOC139144688 gene encoding uncharacterized protein isoform X1 gives rise to the protein MIKSMSDTSYGPLVPGLGMVISLILHLHSPKRIKLVQQMNSIQMFKAGVSQKVFQVFGKLGICMGLTGTRLLADRLISGFDDDIMSLKRNIECELSDSDNLQVQALEGSCNPVTTQVRQRLFEADDSNCVGVQPLQEEQCPGYSLCWDNIQTHSIARYQSTLHQNKFLMWALSFATVNRVSFRHLDDLDSEPTQRASDIDLERFLPTVYDWNLLRVRMELLVTRIICKHMEYFSSLKEEIQGFISHPYIKESTEKSTIFNLGIIKENPASNKGVVAIMKNLKKYVPQRGPGDPYRVLCHGDQLSAERMVEGRQAMASSENPFDRLIGLEPNCQDFHERCIILQDTMNILYDGKSADNEGSLFHLKTIFQHRNVRKNISDCINHVDSLLNFTTEALVVLAAMKLLNIGGIDDIPDNAPDQSEDRQQHLKTLAAKLLLWFGPTLMIIQLEKLSLLKGMIMMMMMIMMIPFAVAVEVMLTLMVDGLNALQGVNVQGIDGTMYSVLPLTRMTSQKVTGGAVKNVKDTQYIAAKETCPGHSGLPVLVVISAHMESGFMWNAGVLQGYQMMTGL
- the LOC139144688 gene encoding uncharacterized protein isoform X2, yielding MVISLILHLHSPKRIKLVQQMNSIQMFKAGVSQKVFQVFGKLGICMGLTGTRLLADRLISGFDDDIMSLKRNIECELSDSDNLQVQALEGSCNPVTTQVRQRLFEADDSNCVGVQPLQEEQFNRVSFRHLDDLDSEPTQRASDIDLERFLPTVYDWNLLRVRMELLVTRIICKHMEYFSSLKEEIQGFISHPYIKESTEKSTIFNLGIIKENPASNKGVVAIMKNLKKYVPQRGPGDPYRVLCHGDQLSAERMVEGRQAMASSENPFDRLIGLEPNCQDFHERCIILQDTMNILYDGKSADNEGSLFHLKTIFQHRNVRKNISDCINHVDSLLNFTTEALVVLAAMKLLNIGGIDDIPDNAPDQSEDRQQHLKTLAAKLLLWFGPTLMIIQLEKLSLLKGMIMMMMMIMMIPFAVAVEVMLTLMVDGLNALQGVNVQGIDGTMYSVLPLTRMTSQKVTGGAVKNVKDTQYIAAKETCPGHSGLPVLVVISAHMESGFMWNAGVLQGYQMMTGL